Genomic segment of Benincasa hispida cultivar B227 chromosome 1, ASM972705v1, whole genome shotgun sequence:
TGGCCTATTAGAAGTAGAAGGCGCTCTGTTGGGATCCTCACGGACAGAAAAAGATTGCAGTCGATTTGATAATGATCGAGTGACATTGCTTCTTCGGCCCGAACCCAGGAATCCCTTAGATATGATACAAAATGGATCTTGTTCTATCGTTGATCAGAGATTTCTCTATGAACAATACGAATCGGAGTTTGAAGAAGGGGAAGGAGAAGGAGTCCTCGACCCGCAACAGATAGAGGAGGATTTATTCAATCACATAGTTTGGGCTCCTAGAATATGGCGCCCTTGGGGCTTTCTATTTGATTGTATCGAAAGGCCCAATGAATTGGGATTTCCCTATTGGGCTAGGTCATTTCGGGGCAAGCGGATCATTTATGATGAAGAGGATGAGCTTCAAGAGAATGATTCGGAGTTCTTGCAGAGTGGAACCGTACAGTACCAGACACGAGATAGATCTTCCAAGAAACAAGGCTTTTTTCGAATAAGCCAATTCATTTGGGATCCTGCAGATCcttcacaagtccttgtgttcgaccctggacttaccaagaaactcagaggaatttatacttgaattccactgggaaaacttgagtgcacaacgcaattccatcgaCGCATTGCAATCCATATTTCTACCACATAATTCCGAGCATCAACACTGCACCACCTGCAAATGTTATCAAGTAACTAGTAGTAGACTTTTTGTTATCTAGATCTCCTGCCATATCTGAATTAGTGTACCCAACAAGAAATAGCTTTCCACCTCCAAATGTGAGCTTCAAACTGGAAGTATCTCTCAAATATCTCTTGATGCACTTGACTGCCTCCCAATATTGTTTTCCTGGATTGGATATAAAACGACTAACAACACCAACAGTGTGAGCAATATCAGGTCTAGTGTATACcatgacatacatcaaactcccaactgctgAAGCATAAGGGATTTTGCTcatattttccttctctttatcTGTAGAATGACTCTATTTGCTACTCAGTTTGAAGTGACTAGATAAAGAAGAACTGACCGGTTTCACTTTACTCATGTTGAAACGCTCAAGCACCTTCTCCAAGTATTGCTCTTGTGACATATACAATCTCTTGGAAGCTTTGTCTCGAACTATTCGAATTCCAATAATTTTCTTTGCTAGCCTCAAGTCCTTCATGGCAAAGGATTTGCTCAATTGTTTCTTCAACCTATAAATTCTTGAAACACTCATGTCAACAATCAAAATGTCATCAATATAAagcaataatataataaaatcatcATCAAAAAATTTCTGGACAAAAACACAATGATCAGAAGTAGTCTTTTAGTAGCCTTACTCTCCCATAACTGACTCAAACTTCTTATACTACTGCCTCTGtgcctgtttcaacccataaagacttttcttcaatttACACACCATATGCTTTTTGCATTTCTGTTCAAAACTCTCTGGTTGTTCCATGTAGATTTCTTTATCTAAGTCCCCATGAAGAAATgtagtcttaacatccatttgctCAAATTCTAAGTCAAAACTAGTTGCCAAACCCAGAACTACACGTATAGAAGACATCTTGACAACTGGATCAAAAATTTCATCAAAGTCAACACCTTTCTTCTGACTGAACCCTTTGACAACCAATCTCGCTTTGTAACGTGGATTTGAGGTATGTTCTTCCTGTTTCACTCTATAAACCCACTTATTTTTCAGTGTAGTTTTTCCTTTAGGTAATTTCACAAGCTCAAAAATGTGATTTTCATGTAAATACATCATCTCATCTTTCATGGCATCAATCCACTATCTTTTGTGCTCATCTTCTATGACCTCTTCATAACTTTTAGCACTCTCCCATCAGTCAATAACAAATATTCATTAGCTGAATATCTTATTGACATACGTCGATCTCTGATAGATTACCTGAGTGAAACATCTATAGGAACTTCTGTTTCTGACAACTATTCTTGAACACTATCATCTGCCTCAACCTATTCAAAACCCTCAAAACCCTCAAAACCCTCATTTTCTATTTGTGTAGAAGGTTGTGTCAAAGAAACTGAACTCAAATCAATTAGATCATCATTGTGCTCAgactttgttttatttgtctTCTCAATGTCTAGTATCGTTTGGTCTTCAACAAACACAACATCTCGACTTCTTATGAGCTTCTTCTATACGGgatcatataatttataaccAAACTCATCTTGGCCATGGCCAAGAAATACACATAGTCTAGTCTTTGCATCAAGCTTCAATCTCTCATCTTTAGGAACATGAACAAAAGCTTTACAACCAAAGATATGCAAGTGATCATAAGATATATCCTTATTTGACCATATTCTATTCGGAACTTCTGATCCCAAAGGAACATATGGTGTGGGATTCAAAACATGTACAATTATATTCAATGCTTCATTACAGAACGATTGTGATAACTGTGATTTTGAAAGCAAGCATATCATTCTCTCAACTAGTGTTTTGTTCATTTTCTCAACTATGCCATTTAACTGAGGAGTCTTAGGAGGTGTCTTTTGAGGTCAAATACCATGAATTTTACACTACTCATCAAAAGGTTCACAATACTTACCTTCATTATCAATCTTAATACACTTCAACTTTTTATCAGTTTCTCTCTCAACAAGGGCATGAAACTGTTTAAACACCTGTAATACCTGATCTTTAGTCTTCAAGGTATAGACCtatattttctttgaatgaTCATCAATAAACATCACAAAATATGATGCACCTCtaagtatttttattttcataggaTCACACACATCAGAATATACCAAATCTAGTACATTTGGTTTCCTTGAATACTGAGATGACTTAAAAGTAACTCTAGCCTGTTTTCCTGCCAATGGGGACACCTTTTTAGGGTGCACTCTTTATATCAAGAAGATGATTTTTCTTGGCTAAAATCTTCAAACCCTTCTCACTCATGTAATTGAGTCTTTTATGCCAAAGCTCAACATTCGCTTCGTCGTTCACTGTATTTATATCACAATCAGTGATCTTAGCCTCCATATAATACAGTGAGGAATATTTCTCTCCCTTAGCTATCACCATAGAGCCTTTAATAAGTTTCCATTTACCATCATAGAAGGTATCACAGAAACCTTCATCGTCAAGCTTACCTGTAGACATAAAATTCATGCGAATATCAGGAATGTGCTTCACATTCTTCAAAATCAGCTTAGAACCATTCTTGTTCTCCAAATGTACATCTCCGATGCCAACTGCTTTTGCTAATCCATCATTACCCATCCTAACATTGCCGAAATCACCAGGTGTATAGGATGCAAAGAAATCCCTCTTTGATGTAGAATAAACTAAGGCACCACTGTCAATCACCCAACTGCTCTGTTGTGTAGCAAGAT
This window contains:
- the LOC120076683 gene encoding protein Ycf2-like; translated protein: MGSNLRDLVALTNEALSISITQKKSIIDTNIIRSALHRQTWDLRSQVRSVQDHGILFYQIGRAVAQNVLLSNCSIDPISIYMKKKSCNEGGSYLYKWYFELETSMKKLTILLYLLSCFAGSVVQDLWSLPGPDENNGITSYRLVENDSDLVHGLLEVEGALLGSSRTEKDCSRFDNDRVTLLLRPEPRNPLDMIQNGSCSIVDQRFLYEQYESEFEEGEGEGVLDPQQIEEDLFNHIVWAPRIWRPWGFLFDCIERPNELGFPYWARSFRGKRIIYDEEDELQENDSEFLQSGTVQYQTRDRSSKKQGFFRISQFIWDPADPSQVLVFDPGLTKKLRGIYT